In the genome of Brachypodium distachyon strain Bd21 chromosome 3, Brachypodium_distachyon_v3.0, whole genome shotgun sequence, the window GGCTTCGATTGCTTGCCCGATGGGTCCCCGATCGGGTCTCATCTTCCGACTCCCGTAGTGTTTCAGCGGAGCGATATTTTTCTCGTCAGATTCGGAGTTGTTGTCCGACTCTCGTAACGATCCCACTGGCGATGGATTCCTTCGAAGAGTTCCAGTCCAATTCGGTGCAGGTAACGGGACAGACGGCTTAGTAGGACTAATATACATGTAATTTTGGGGGGCCCACAAAATTTTTGGAAGGTTTAACAGACAACAGTGAAAtaaacggtccgtattttttagacaGTATATAGGTTGATTTAACTCCGGTAGGTCGGGGTTCTGTAAAAAATTCGCTTTACTGCGAAGACCGACTCCTCACGGAGTCTCGGCGCCGGTCCGCGAAATACGTCGCCGGAATAACAAAGCACTCATTGCCACAGCTCCGCACTAAAAATCAAGCCATGACAGACCACGCACAGGCCTCCCGAGGCCCTCTGCTGTgctgcctcctcctgctgctgttATCCTCTCCCCAAAGGGCAACTAGCATGtacctcgacgacgacgacgacggcagcttctccggcggcggcggcccgcggCAGAGGAGCCTCTCCGGCGTCGTGCTCAACAGCAACTCCTCCaacggcaccggcgccggcgcggccttCTGCAGGCTCCTCTCCCTCCAGATACTGGACCTGTCGAACAACCGGCTCAGCGGGGAGCTGCCCGACTGCTGGTGGAACCTGCAGGCTCTGCAGTTCATGGACCTGTCCAACAACTCTTTTTCAGGTGAAATCCCCGCCGCCAAGGCAAGCCACAACTGCTCTCTCGAGTCGGTTCATCTTGCCGGCAACGGCTTCACCGGCGTCTTCCCGCCGGTCCTCGAGGGCTGCAACTCGCTGGCTACTCTGGACATCGGGAACAACAGGTTCTTTGGTGCTATCCCTCCTTGGATCGGGGCTGGCGTTCCATCGCTGAGAATCCTCAGCCTCAGGTCAAACAATTTCACCGGGCAAATCCCTCAGGAATTGTCGCGGCTTTCGCAGCTTCAGCTGCTTGACATGGCCAACAATAGCTTGACAGGGTCGATTCCGGTAGCCTTTGGTAAATTGGCCTCCATGAGGGATCCAAAAATTGTGTCGACTCCAGGGTCGCTAGATGGGTCCAACTATCAGGATAGAATCGACATAATCTGGAAGGGCCAGGAGCTCATCTTCCAAAGGACGATCCAGTTACTAACCGGCATCGATTTGTCGGGCAATTCGCTATCTCAGTGTATCCCTGAAGAGTTAACTAAACTCGAGGGCCTCCGGTTTCTGAACCTGTCAAGGAACCGTCTCTCATGTGGCATTCCTACAGATATTGGTAGCCTGAAAAATCTTGAATTCCTTGATCTATCGTCTAACGAACTTGCAGGAGCCATTCCTCAGAGTATATCGATCTTGTCGTCCCTCAGCATCTTCAACATCTCGAACAATCATTTGTCAGGCAAGATACCCACTGGGAGCCAGATGCAGACCTTGACTGACCCTTTAAGTTACTACAACAATTCTGGGCTTTGTGGATTTCCTATTGCTCCATGTGCGAATACTTCGCTTGCATCGGAAGAGACAAAAGGTGAAGAAAATCAGGATCAATGGTTGTACTACTGTGTGATTGCTGGGATCGTGTTTGGATTCTGGCTATGGTTTGGGGTGCTCTTTACAATGGAGACCTGGAGATCTGCTGTTCTCTTGTTTGTTGATGGCATGCAATGTAACATTATGAAGAAGGTGTCACACATTGATCAGTTTCTTTCAGAAGGAAACAGTGACCAATATCTTTAGATGTATTTCTTACTTTCAGAAGAATGTATGTATGCTAAGAGCATCCCCAATAGCGTGTAATCATTAAGAGggagaaaaatgtactaaCATTTAccatatcaaataaatatactatgaaaatatataaacTCTTTTACACTGTACCTTTGAAATTAATAGGAACCGTCCACTTCTTTAATCTAAAGGTTCAGATTAGCATGTTACTTCTTAATACTCCAATTTAGATGTAGagaaaaatacaccactagtcctaAATTTGGAGTGCATGCGTCGTTAAAGCCTTGAACTGGTATTAGTGTCACACTTAGGTCAAAAAACGGGGTTAATTCCGGCCACGTACGAGGCAGCCACGTCGACTTAAACTAGGACCAGGGTTGCGATCCAAACCCACAAGAACACTAGATGCACTTTCAACCTCTTATTTTTGGCGGTTGATGACAACACGATTAAAGCTTACAAATGGAATGAGAttaataatttgttttgagaCGTTGATATAAGCAGGCTTCTTGGTTTTGTATGGAGGAACCCGTGTGACTCCTTTCAAAGATCCTCTAAGTTTCCTTCACGACTTAGAGATCGTGTACTCCCTGCCCACCAGGCCTACTTACATGACTCATGCTATATTGAGTTCTGATACAATACAACCCCCTCTCATCCAACCAAAACACAAATACGGTCTAGATCACTCCGTACTCTTTCATTAAAAAAGGCATGATCAGGACCGTATCTAGGAATTCGGGGCCCTGGTGCGAAATGTGAAACGAGGCCTTAATAATACAAAATGTTGCATAATCGAAATATACTCTGCTTAATTatattactctctccgaccTATATTAactgtcgaaatattatatgtatcttgACTcattttaaacatagatacattcatatatatttgggcaaatttgagacaagtaaatTGGATCGGATGGGGTACTTCAGTAGGTGATATTTGATcagttttgctatatctaactcacctgatttttagttagagatgaTTCTTCAGTTATTGGATATGGTgtgtgctttaagattcaaaaaaaaagatggaaaaataagagtaaaatggcatctaaatactaaCCCAACGTCTTCGATTCGGCAACATAAATTTAAGCCTTGCTTAAAAATTAGACGCCTGAGATATAACCACATACTTTTTATACTACAtagaaaaattcaaattttacGTTCAAATAATAAAGGTTGTATTTATAAGAAATAAACTGACCTCCCAACggctgtaaaaaaagaaagctgACCTCCCGCGGCCCCGCCTAGCCCCTGCCGATAGATCACATGAGGAGTTGCCTTCATGGGCTTATTTCGATCACTAATGGGCTTTGTTTTGCTGTTAATTAAGGATGACTAAGCATTAATCATTACTATTACGGCTAGATTTGGGGGCCCTTAATTTTTAGAGGCCCTGAACTGTTGCACATCTTGCACCTGTCACTGTACGGGCCTGGGCATGACGAACATTaaataatattttatttaCTTCTTTCCACCTAGCTCTTTCGATTTTGTCAGATATTGCACCGTTGGATCACGACGAAATTTCACGAGCTTGTATTAGACACAATTCCACACAGTCTCACCACAGGGATCAGCGAAATATTTCTTGAGCCAGCaggaaacatgcgaacaagtcgGACGTTTTTGCTGTCCCGCACGGCTGTGAGAAATCCAAACAGCGCTCGGTGTTTTGCAATTTTCCAGcgattccaccgttggatcgcgacgaaatttcacattgtagTGGTAGACAAAATTCCACACAAtctcaccgaagggatcgGAGAAACCTTTCTTGAGGCAGCGGGGAACATGCGAACAAGTAGGACATTGTGCTGTCTCGCAGGGTCACgagaaattcaaacaacactCTGTGGTTTGAAGGTTTCTGGAGACTCCACTGTTGGATCGTGACAAAATTTAACACTGTCATAGTAGACAACATTCCGCACAATCTCACCAAAAGGATCGTCAAAATAATGATTGAATCAACAGGAAATATGCGAACAAGTTAGACATTCATGCTGTGACACATGGCCGCGAGGAATCCGAACAACACCTGGTGTTTTGGAGTTGGCTGGAGATTTCACCATTGGATCGAGGCAAAATTTCACAGCGTTATACTAGACATAATTTCGCACAATCTCACCGGAGGGATCGTCGAAATAATACTTTAGGCTGCAGACACTTTgcgagagaggaagaaggcaggagaaagaaaaagattaggCGACAAGAGAGCAAAAGGAAGTAGAAGAAAAAACGTGAAAAGACCATCTTACCCTTCTGAGTTTGGGAGGGGGGTGTATTGAATTAGGCCTGTATATATACTTATACGGTGGAATGACTATTTCTAGACAGAATAAAAACAAGAAGTAATAGAACTCGATAGTTTCATCCAATAGTGTAGTAAATTATCCCATCTGAATTCTTAGCCTTTATGCCAGAGATGAATTTcaataaataataaaacaactaaTACATGAAAATAAAAGATCATACTTCATAGATAACGAGAGTCATGGCACCGAGACACAAAACACATTTCCACATTTATTTGCCCTTTTATATGcgattttgttttattgtttttgCACGTGCGTGTGTGCATGTCAAATCCCCACATATTTGTTATTACTATTTTTTCCTATGTCTATTTATGtcaacttttattttattttgagtgTGTCTATGCGTGTACCACTTATCCATACTTTCACATGTCATTGCTATTGTCTTTTGCATGTGGACGTGTGCGTGCATATCTATATTATTGCTATTGACTTTGAGGTATCTGTGTGGATATGTACATAGGCAATCGGTGGTGCCGGTCTGTCATCTCTTTATATTATAAAAAAAGCTCCTCAAACTATTTTAAATGTAAACAATAAATATGTTAATAGCATTAGGTGATATTCGTCATCAAAGTTGAATAAAATTATCAACAAATGTCATTAACAtataataatatttttttaatttacgTAATCACATTAATGGCATGCAGTTGAATGAAGTCGTACAAAATATCTTTTTGTGGTTATCATTTCAATCAATTAATCACATGTTAATAAAGTAATTCGTGGTCATAACACTTGGTAAGAAAAAATTGCCTATACGGGGGCAGTAATGTACTACTGTACCagtgaataaaaaaaaggcagatACGAACAATGGACCTGCCAGCAGAAACCAATTAAATGCTCCCATAAATACGTAGCTAGCCAAGAACAGCAGTCCAGCAGCAAGAACCATTAAATCCGTTGGAGAGCACGGCATTACCCAGGAGCTAGCCCCCCACCCAGATAGACAGACCATGGAGAACGGCTATGGGGAATACGCGAAGGACGGCTCCGTCGacctccgcggcaaccctgtCCTCCGGTCCAAGCGCGGCGGCTGGAAGGCCTGCACCTTCATCGTCGGTACGTACTCCTGTGCTTCATGGTTTAATTCGTACACATGAGTGCGTGTGTTTAATTAACAATTCCGGTTTGTCTCGcttcggcggtggcggcggcggtggcggcactTCGCAGTATACGAGCTGTTCGAGAGGATGGCCTACTACGGGATCTCGTCGAACCTGGTGATGTATCTGACCAACAGGCTCCACGAGGGGACGGTCCAGGCATCCAACAACGTCACCAACTGGTCCGGCACCGTCTTCCTCACGCCACTCGTCGGGGCCGTCGTCGCCGATGCCTACCTCGGCCGCTACTGGACCTTTGTCGCCGGTTCAGTCATCTACCTCATGGTACGCTTCTGCTAGTACTGTAATTGCTCGATTTTCACCATTTCGCTGCCTAGTTTTTACAGTTAAAACGCGCTACCTCGATTCCTCcttttcagcaaaaaaaaaagaagcaaaaatcTCATGTCATTTGGCCCAGTCCGGCCCGCCTGCCTGAGGCCTGATAAATATTTGGTCAATACGTCATTCAGCGTTGGTCTTGGTGTTATATGTTAGTGGGCCTTGGGGTTGACCTTTTCAGAGTTAGCCTTTTTAGTAGGATTTTGGGCTTTCAATTTTACTCTGTGAGTCACCAAATTTATGCCGAAAACTCAATCTAgtcagaaaaaggaaaccgAGACTTGAAATACTTAAACTCGACAAGATGACTCAAATGTCATCGTTTCTGTATTTAGACCGTACCGCGGAGCATTTTGCGTTTTGCGCCCGGAGAAATCCCGTCCCCAAAAAATTCTCCTCCACGACTGAAATTCCTAGCTCCTCTCCCCCGATTCATTCCCGGACCCATTCGCCAACCCGTCCAGCGTGCATCCCCGTTCTCTTCCGCATCAGATTCATGTCAAGCGTGTTTTTGGGACAGTGACCAAATTGATTTCCATAATGGAATGGTTATACTATTGATTTTTCATACTCGTCCTGAAATTACTACTCCTACATCGGGGTTGTTTTTAGCCTTTGTTATCGCGCTGGGCCTTTCGTGTTTTCATTAACTGATGAATTACTGAAAACCAACGCAATGCAGGGCATGATACTGCTGACGCTGTCGGTGACCGTGCCGGCGCTGAAACCTCCTTCCTGCTCTGGCGGCAGCAccgccagcagcagctgcccGCGTGCCTCCGCGCTGCAGCTGGGCGTGTACTTCGGCGGGCTGTACACGATCGCTCTGGGCCACGGCGGCACGAAGCCCAACATCTCGACCATCGGGGCGGACCAGTTCGACGAGTTCCACCCGTCGGAGAAGCTGCAGAAGCTCTCCTTCTTCAACTGGTGGATGTTCACCATCTTCACGGGCATCCTCGTCTCCAGCACCGTCCTCGTCTACCTCCAGGACAACATCAGCTGGGGAGTCGGCTACGGCGTGCCCACGCTCGGCCTGCTCGTCTCCGTCGCCATCTTCCTCGCCGGCACCCCGCTGTACCGCCACAAGGTGCCACAGGGCAGCCCGCTCACCACCATCGCCAgggtgctcgccgccgccgtctggaAGCGCCGCGTCTCGCTGCCAAATGACGTCAAGGACCAGGAGctgcacgagctcgagcccgAGCACTACGCGAGCAAGAGGACGTTCCGGATTGAAGCCACCGACACGATGAAGTTCCTGAACAAGGCTGCCGTACCGACagggacgccggcgccgcggtgGACGCTGTGCACGGTGACGCAGGTGGAGGAGACGAAGCAGATCATcaagctgctgccgctgctggtggCCATGGTGCTGCCGTGCACGCTCATCGCGCAGACCAACACGCTCTTCGTCAAGCAGGGCGCGACGCTGGACCGGCGCGTGGGGAAGTTCAGCGTGCCCCCGGCGAGCCTTGGCGTGTTCGTCACGCTCACCCTGCTCGTGTGCCTCGCGCTCTACGACCGGGTCTTCGTGCCCGTGGCCAGGAGGCGCACCGGGAACCCGCGCGGGATCACGCTGCTGCAGCGGATCGGCACCGGGATGCTGCTCCAGGTCGCCACCATGGCGGTCACGGCGGCCGTCGAGAGCGGCAGGCTGAGCTTCGCGAGGACCCACCCCGCCGTTCACGGCGTGCTTCCCCTGACGATCTTCATACTGCTGCCGCAGTTCGTGCTCATGGGCGCGTCCGACGCGTTCCTGGCGGTGGGGCAGATGGAGATCTTCTACGACCAGGCGCCGGAGAGCATGAAGAGCCTCGGCACGGCGCTGTCGCTGACGGCGTACGGCGCCGGGAACGCGCTCAGCAGCGTCATCCTCTCGCTCGTCCAGCGCGTCACGGCGGCAAGGGGAACCCCGTGGGTGACCAACGACCTCAACGCCTCCCGCCTCGACTGCTACTACGCGCTCCTCGCCGTGCTCGCCGCGCTCAACCTGTCGGTGTTCGTCGCGCTCAGCGGGAGGTACACGTACCGAACGGAGTCGACGGAGACCATCGACGTCGCCATGGACGTGCAGGGACCTGCCGCCGCAAGGTTTCGTTCCGATTCAGCACCAACGGCGTGAAAGGATTCAACACATTTAGCATGTGCTGGCCCCTACATCGACTGATGTACAGCCAACATATTTGATATTTCACATGTAATAAGATTATCGAGTGTTTGTTAATGTCGACGTACTCAAGCAACTtattgaaaacaaaaataatatttccGTAGCAAACACATGCCCACATCTTGGGTCGGGCTTCACCAAGACTGGCACCAACATGTCATGCCCAGGAGCCAGGACAACGGCTAGACGTCACCTTTGAAAAAAACTTTGATTTCCGGCAGTTCTTCTCGTCTCTGACGGCCGATCTGGCATCGAGGTACGGTCGGAACACAATGGCATAACGTCTGGCATCTAGGTTTTTTTGTTCTTATTAGATTTGTGTGTTATGCGATAGCATCTTTATTCTTGATGTGGAGATGACGTTGTCTAAAATATTGATGTACCAGCTCCGTTCTCGTTCTGGTGTAGGCATCACGGCCTACCACAAGGAGTCAGTTGTTATCGTGGCTAatcttttggtgtttttgatctcttttttcttgtagATTCATCGACGAAGTAGTGGTCTCACGGCTTACCTTGCAAGGGGTATGTCCCCCGATCATGGTGCGTTCAATGATCTTTGGTCTCCACCGTTTGGGGCGCGACTCATGCAACTTCTCAAAACTTAATCGGAAAATCTATTTTCAAGCCGTGTGGCTGCTCTTACGCGCGGACGCGCTGCGCGCCGTCCGTTTCTCATCCGACGGATTCTCACCACCACTGAGCTATCTTCTTTTCCCCAATCCCCATTCCCCCTGCCGACGGCATCTCTACGCGCAGGCAGCCGCCTCCCCATCCTCGCCTCCTCGCAGCGCGACCACGCCATGCCTGGATCTCCCCGGCCACCGGGCGGCGGAGTCCCATCCGCGTCTCATCGCTGGGCGACCACGAGGTGTGCGGCAAGCTCATGGTCCCATGCCTAGGTCTACTCGCCCATGACGTAGTCCACCAGGGCTCGTACCTGCGCCACCGGAACTCGCACTGCTCTGCAAGTTGCCGACAGCCCTCCCCTGTGCCACCTCTCTCCTCCAACCTGATGGACAGCAAGAGGGCTCTAATCCTCGAGAGTAGACGGCGCATCGTCGATACTCGGGGTCACCGCGAGGAGGTTGTCTGTGCTGGCCTCGAGCGTCAGAAGGACGCGCAAGGCCGGACCTCTCTTGCTGTCACCGCCATGCCCAGATTCTAACGACATGAGTTGTTGTGCCGAGCTATCCTAGACCTTGAGGTCGTGTCTTGCCTTTTCCTCCTCCGTCTGGGGAGATGAAGAAGTAGCAGGTACACAGGGGTGATGCTAGGGGTGCTCCTCTGCGAGGCTCCATTTTATTTAGTTGAACTGGCATGTCTCCTTCAGTTGTGTGGTGGTTGCTGATGGCCATCTACAACATGCTCGAGCTATCTAATTTCTGTTCTCATGGCCCAATTCCTACAATGATGTGCAACCACTACAAGGATCAAGGTCATCtctggcgcgcggcggagacCATGTTGGAGTGTTGTGAGCAGTACCTTCTCTGGCTCATGATGTTGTTCAGTGAGCTTGCTGAAAAACTGAGCTCCATGGTAGTACACAAGCGCTCCAGTAGGATATAGTGCTTTGATTTTGATTGACTCCTGCCGGATGCCTAGTGTACTCCCTCCACATTCTATAGACAATGCTCGCCACTATCTAGAGCAGCAGCGTCCAAGTACTCGATGGAAATGAAGGTCCATGCCATCCAAAGCGAGGCTTAATCAGCTGGGATGTGTCGCAGGTGTTGAAGGTAAACGCCAATTTCCTCGCTTCTAACGCTTTGTGCCCTACCATTTGGGATGTCTAATACTCCAATACCTTTTTTAGTGTAGCATGTTCATACTaatttttatatatgtgtgtcAGAGGTTTGTTTAGAAAGGATATGATCATAGATATACAACTTCTTATGCGAAATTTAAAGGTTTGGTTGTTGTCTATGTAGCGATGATAGACATCCTTAGGTTTGATTGAGCTATAGACCTGAGAGGTCGATATGTTTATCATGGTGCAAAAAAAGCCTTTTAAGCTTGCACTTGATTCACCCATTTTTGGTTGTGTATTTAGTTAGTTGCCGATTTAGTTATCAAACTACAGATTTGAATGGACCAATTTCCTTTACAATTACCATCATATAATGTCCGAGTTACGGTCCTTGTACAACACCGTGTAGTTTCCCATCTGTGGTAAAGAACTACCACTACATGTCCGTAATATAGTTATCATCATGGTGCTGGTGTAGTCACCCTGCTTTTGGGTAGAGTAACCACCTTTTCGGGAGTAACCGTTGTGTCCTAACAAAGTTACCCATTTGTTTGGGTTAGAGTAACCGCCTTTTATACCTAATGTAGTTACCCACTTGTGTAGGTAACAATTACTATCATGACACTCACCTAGTGATCCAATCCTTTAGGTTACAGTTACCGTCATGATAAGTTATCCAGTCATTTATATTGCAATTATCATCATGACACTCATGTAGTTATCCGGTCATTGAGGTTACAGGTAACATCTTGACACTCAGATAGTTATTTAGTCGTTTAGGTTACAGTTACCAACATGACACTCACGTAGTTGTCCAGATGTTTAGGTTACAGTTACCAACATGACACTCACGTAGTTGTCCAGATGTT includes:
- the LOC100844685 gene encoding protein NRT1/ PTR FAMILY 5.2, with the translated sequence MENGYGEYAKDGSVDLRGNPVLRSKRGGWKACTFIVVYELFERMAYYGISSNLVMYLTNRLHEGTVQASNNVTNWSGTVFLTPLVGAVVADAYLGRYWTFVAGSVIYLMGMILLTLSVTVPALKPPSCSGGSTASSSCPRASALQLGVYFGGLYTIALGHGGTKPNISTIGADQFDEFHPSEKLQKLSFFNWWMFTIFTGILVSSTVLVYLQDNISWGVGYGVPTLGLLVSVAIFLAGTPLYRHKVPQGSPLTTIARVLAAAVWKRRVSLPNDVKDQELHELEPEHYASKRTFRIEATDTMKFLNKAAVPTGTPAPRWTLCTVTQVEETKQIIKLLPLLVAMVLPCTLIAQTNTLFVKQGATLDRRVGKFSVPPASLGVFVTLTLLVCLALYDRVFVPVARRRTGNPRGITLLQRIGTGMLLQVATMAVTAAVESGRLSFARTHPAVHGVLPLTIFILLPQFVLMGASDAFLAVGQMEIFYDQAPESMKSLGTALSLTAYGAGNALSSVILSLVQRVTAARGTPWVTNDLNASRLDCYYALLAVLAALNLSVFVALSGRYTYRTESTETIDVAMDVQGPAAARFRSDSAPTA
- the LOC100832355 gene encoding receptor-like protein EIX2, translated to MTDHAQASRGPLLCCLLLLLLSSPQRATSMYLDDDDDGSFSGGGGPRQRSLSGVVLNSNSSNGTGAGAAFCRLLSLQILDLSNNRLSGELPDCWWNLQALQFMDLSNNSFSGEIPAAKASHNCSLESVHLAGNGFTGVFPPVLEGCNSLATLDIGNNRFFGAIPPWIGAGVPSLRILSLRSNNFTGQIPQELSRLSQLQLLDMANNSLTGSIPVAFGKLASMRDPKIVSTPGSLDGSNYQDRIDIIWKGQELIFQRTIQLLTGIDLSGNSLSQCIPEELTKLEGLRFLNLSRNRLSCGIPTDIGSLKNLEFLDLSSNELAGAIPQSISILSSLSIFNISNNHLSGKIPTGSQMQTLTDPLSYYNNSGLCGFPIAPCANTSLASEETKGEENQDQWLYYCVIAGIVFGFWLWFGVLFTMETWRSAVLLFVDGMQCNIMKKVSHIDQFLSEGNSDQYL